The following coding sequences are from one Funiculus sociatus GB2-C1 window:
- a CDS encoding nuclear transport factor 2 family protein produces the protein MKNPLATVYCYIAAWNEREPSRRRELIRQAFAEDAVYVDPLSKAQGYDEIDKAIAGFFEMLPGTAFLVSDEIIRQNSILSYSWKLTAFDGSTLVEGSDRVQLAEDGRYRYAIGFYVADPVETSNKAKTAFEAYQN, from the coding sequence ATGAAAAATCCACTTGCAACCGTTTACTGCTATATCGCCGCCTGGAATGAGCGTGAACCTTCCCGCCGAAGAGAGTTAATTCGCCAAGCGTTCGCAGAGGATGCAGTGTACGTAGATCCGTTGAGTAAAGCTCAGGGTTATGACGAGATCGATAAAGCGATCGCTGGCTTCTTTGAGATGCTTCCGGGTACCGCATTTCTGGTTAGCGACGAAATCATCCGACAGAACTCAATTTTGAGCTATAGCTGGAAACTCACGGCTTTCGATGGAAGCACGTTGGTAGAGGGAAGCGATCGCGTACAGCTTGCGGAGGACGGTCGCTACCGCTACGCTATTGGCTTTTACGTAGCTGATCCTGTAGAGACATCTAATAAGGCTAAAACAGCTTTTGAAGCTTATCAAAACTAG
- a CDS encoding DUF5367 family protein — protein MLFFSIWGFFLWLVVTILVRFAGDFLLNPDNFMVVLLTFVFTAPLIAAVTYSIYIWRKLPTSQRPLAAIYTLLTGMFLDVFIVLFYPVILPNLSPIEIRIYSALLLWAYSWGLLSGFFPKQLTVTRETPSALNIS, from the coding sequence ATGCTTTTCTTTTCAATATGGGGGTTTTTCCTCTGGTTAGTAGTAACAATTCTTGTGAGATTCGCTGGAGATTTTTTATTGAATCCAGACAATTTTATGGTGGTACTGTTGACTTTTGTATTTACAGCCCCCTTAATTGCTGCCGTCACTTATTCTATTTATATCTGGCGAAAGCTTCCAACATCGCAACGTCCTTTAGCTGCCATTTACACCTTATTAACTGGAATGTTTTTGGACGTATTTATTGTCTTGTTTTATCCGGTAATCCTTCCTAATCTCTCGCCCATTGAAATTAGAATTTATTCAGCATTGTTACTATGGGCATATAGCTGGGGATTATTGTCAGGCTTTTTTCCCAAACAGTTAACGGTAACAAGAGAAACACCTTCAGCGTTAAATATCTCTTAG
- a CDS encoding Uma2 family endonuclease, with amino-acid sequence MTTTVSLEEYIPIQIEYPDEDGKPMAEGDVQCNYLIYARSALRIYFQNRPDVYVAGNLFIYYEKGNPESVVAPDTFVVFGVENKERRTFKTWEENNKTPDFVLEITSKTTRAKDQGAKKGIYAFLGVSEYYQYDPTGDYLNPQIQGLRLVEGNYLPVATTTLPDGTVSLTSEVLKLELRLESGELHFYEPATNKKLLTHNEEAAARQQAEDARQQAEDARQQAEEKAQRLAAKLRELNIDPDTL; translated from the coding sequence ATGACAACAACAGTCTCGCTAGAAGAATATATCCCAATCCAGATTGAGTATCCAGATGAGGACGGTAAGCCGATGGCGGAAGGTGATGTGCAGTGTAATTACTTGATTTATGCTCGGAGTGCGCTGCGGATTTATTTTCAAAATCGTCCTGATGTATACGTGGCTGGCAATTTATTTATTTACTATGAAAAAGGTAATCCGGAGTCAGTTGTTGCACCGGATACATTTGTCGTTTTTGGAGTAGAAAATAAGGAACGCCGTACTTTCAAAACTTGGGAAGAAAACAATAAAACGCCTGATTTCGTGTTAGAGATAACTTCAAAAACTACCCGTGCCAAAGATCAAGGTGCAAAAAAAGGAATTTACGCTTTTTTGGGAGTAAGTGAGTATTATCAATACGATCCTACAGGGGATTATCTCAATCCCCAAATCCAGGGATTACGCTTAGTTGAAGGTAACTATTTGCCAGTAGCAACAACAACTTTACCGGATGGAACAGTGTCGTTAACCAGTGAAGTTTTGAAGCTGGAGTTGCGGCTGGAATCTGGAGAACTGCACTTTTACGAGCCAGCAACAAATAAAAAACTCCTTACCCATAATGAAGAAGCAGCAGCACGACAACAAGCAGAAGACGCTCGACAGCAAGCAGAAGATGCTCGACAGCAAGCAGAGGAAAAAGCCCA